Proteins encoded within one genomic window of Panicum virgatum strain AP13 chromosome 1N, P.virgatum_v5, whole genome shotgun sequence:
- the LOC120657011 gene encoding AT-hook motif nuclear-localized protein 25-like, protein MPGIDPGGGGSSRYFHQLLRPQQPSPLSPNSHVKMEHHKMSPDKSPVGGEAEAGGSGSGPGGGDQPSSSAMVPAEGGSGGSGSGGPTRRPRGRPPGSKNKPKPPIIVTRDSPNALHSHVLEVAAGADVVDCVAEYARRRGRGVCVLSGGGAVVNVALRQPGASPPGSVVATLRGRFEILSLTGTVLPPPAPPGASGLTVFLSGGQGQVIGGSVVGPLVAAGPVVLMAASFANAVYERLPLEGEEEETAAAAAGAEPQDQVAQSAGPQGQQPTASQSSGVTGGDAGGGGMSLYNLAGNVGAYQLPGDSFGGWSGGGGVRPQF, encoded by the coding sequence ATGCCCGGAATAGACCCCGGCGGAGGCGGCAGCTCGCGCTATTTCCACCAGCTGCTCCGGCCGCAGCAGCCCTCGCCGCTGTCGCCCAACTCCCACGTCAAGATGGAGCACCACAAGATGTCGCCCGACAAGAGCCcggtcggcggcgaggccgaggcgggcggcagcgggagTGGCCCCGGCGGCGGTGACCAGCCGTCCTCGTCGGCCATGGTCCCGGCGGAGGGTGGCAGCGGAGGCAGCGGGTCGGGCGGGCccacgcggcggccgcgcgggcgcccGCCGGGCTCCAAGAACAAGCCCAAGCCGCCCATCATCGTGACGCGCGACAGCCCCAACGCGCTGCACTCGCACGTCctcgaggtcgccgccggcgcggacgTCGTCGACTGCGTCGCCGAGTacgcgcgccgccggggccgcggcGTGTGCGTGCTGAGCGGCGGGGGCGCCGTCGTAAACGTGGCGCTCAGGCAGCCGGGCGCGTCGCCCCCCGGGAGCGTGGTGGCCACGCTGCGGGGCCGGTTCGAGATCCTCTCCCTCACCGGCACGGTGCTGCCCCCGCCAGCTCCCCCCGGCGCGAGCGGCCTCACCGTCTTCCTCTCCGGCGGGCAGGGCCAGGTCATCGGCGGGAGCGTCGTGGGCCCGCTGGTGGCCGCGGGCCCCGTCGTTTTGATGGCGGCGTCGTTCGCGAACGCCGTGTACGAGCGGCTGCCGCTGGAAGGGGAAGAAGAGGAGAcagcagcggccgccgccggagcggaACCGCAAGATCAAGTGGCGCAGTCGGCGGGACCCCAAGGGCAGCAGCCGACGGCCTCCCAGTCCTCTGGTGTGACCGGAggcgacgcgggcggcggcggcatgtcgCTCTACAACCTCGCCGGGAATGTAGGGGCCTACCAGCTCCCAGGAGACAGCTTCGGAGGCTggagtggaggcggcggcgtccggccaCAGTTCTGA